A genomic window from Vagococcus sp. CY52-2 includes:
- a CDS encoding ABC transporter permease has translation MSKEKKEATVEAVSVPPTGFKMIAREFKKDKLALFSLALLVIIFAVIFIGALVLDKDAVMKVSILDKYAAPGNGYLLGADEGGRDVFGQLIIGARNSVVIGFSITILTSIIGVGLGIVAGYYGGMVDSIIMRIVDFIMILPIMMIIIVFVTIVPSYNVFSFIMIMSSFYWVAKARLFRGKTLSEVRRDYISASKTLGTSDFKIMFGELMPNLSSLIITNLTMNFAGNIGIETTLSYLGFGLPQSTPSLGTLIGYASNGVVLSDMTWVWAPASVLILVMMLCINYVGQALKRSADARQRLG, from the coding sequence ATGAGTAAAGAAAAAAAAGAAGCAACTGTAGAAGCTGTTAGTGTTCCACCAACAGGTTTTAAAATGATTGCTCGAGAATTTAAAAAAGATAAATTAGCATTATTTTCATTAGCGTTATTAGTTATTATCTTTGCAGTTATTTTTATCGGAGCACTTGTTTTAGATAAAGATGCTGTAATGAAAGTAAGTATCTTAGATAAATATGCTGCCCCAGGTAATGGCTACCTATTAGGTGCTGACGAAGGTGGGCGTGATGTTTTTGGACAATTGATCATTGGTGCTCGTAACTCTGTTGTTATTGGGTTTTCAATTACTATTTTGACATCAATCATTGGTGTGGGATTAGGGATTGTTGCAGGGTACTATGGTGGTATGGTAGATAGTATCATTATGCGAATTGTTGATTTTATCATGATTTTACCCATTATGATGATTATCATTGTGTTTGTTACAATTGTTCCAAGCTATAATGTATTTTCTTTTATTATGATTATGAGTTCATTCTATTGGGTCGCAAAAGCGCGTCTCTTTAGAGGAAAGACACTATCTGAAGTACGTCGTGATTACATCAGTGCATCAAAAACACTTGGGACAAGTGATTTCAAGATAATGTTTGGTGAATTGATGCCAAACTTAAGCTCATTAATTATTACAAATTTGACGATGAACTTTGCAGGCAACATCGGGATTGAAACAACGTTGTCATACTTAGGATTTGGATTACCACAATCAACACCTAGTTTAGGAACATTGATTGGGTATGCGTCAAATGGTGTCGTTTTATCAGATATGACTTGGGTATGGGCGCCAGCGTCTGTATTAATTCTTGTCATGATGTTATGTATCAACTACGTTGGTCAAGCATTGAAGCGTTCAGCGGATGCACGTCAACGTTTAGGATAA